Proteins from a single region of Candidatus Methylomirabilota bacterium:
- a CDS encoding response regulator produces MRTPPRILIVDDTPANVHILQARLAAHGYDIVTASDGEEALAAVPAAQPDLILLDVMMPKLDGFEVCRRLRADASIPFIPIIMVTAKADPKDIVAGLEAGGDEYLTKPVDQPALVARVKSMLRIKQLHDTVQALAEERAEWNRTLERRVAEQVDQLEQLGRLRRFFSPQLAELIVAGGADDPLKTHRREVTVVFLDLRGFTAFAETAEPEEVMEVLREYHAEMGGLILAHEGTLERFTGDGMMIFFNDPVRVPDPAERAIRMALAMRDRVAHLSIGWRKRGHDLALGVGIAQGYATIGAIGFEGRWDYGAIGTVTNLAARLCGEARGGQVLVSSRVAGALEDVVDLEDVGTLTLKGFLKPVPVFNARALRSPGS; encoded by the coding sequence GTGAGAACGCCGCCGCGGATCCTGATCGTGGACGACACGCCCGCCAACGTTCACATCCTGCAAGCGCGCCTGGCCGCCCACGGCTACGACATCGTGACCGCGAGCGACGGCGAGGAGGCGCTCGCCGCCGTCCCGGCCGCGCAGCCCGACCTCATCCTGCTGGACGTGATGATGCCCAAGCTCGACGGGTTCGAGGTCTGCCGGCGGCTGCGGGCCGACGCGTCGATCCCGTTCATCCCGATCATCATGGTCACCGCCAAGGCGGACCCCAAGGACATCGTGGCCGGCCTCGAGGCGGGGGGCGACGAGTACCTGACCAAGCCCGTGGATCAGCCCGCGCTGGTGGCGCGGGTGAAGTCGATGCTGCGCATCAAACAGCTCCACGACACCGTCCAGGCGCTCGCGGAGGAGCGCGCGGAGTGGAACCGGACGCTCGAGCGCCGCGTGGCCGAGCAGGTGGACCAGCTCGAGCAGCTCGGCCGGCTGCGGCGCTTCTTCTCCCCGCAGCTCGCCGAGCTCATCGTGGCCGGCGGCGCCGACGACCCCCTGAAGACGCATCGGCGGGAAGTCACGGTGGTCTTCCTCGATCTGCGCGGCTTCACCGCCTTCGCGGAGACCGCGGAGCCGGAAGAGGTCATGGAGGTCCTCCGCGAGTATCACGCGGAGATGGGCGGGCTCATCCTCGCGCACGAGGGCACGCTCGAGCGGTTCACCGGGGACGGCATGATGATCTTCTTCAACGACCCGGTGCGGGTCCCCGACCCGGCGGAGCGGGCGATCCGCATGGCCCTCGCCATGCGCGACCGGGTGGCGCACCTCTCGATCGGCTGGCGGAAGCGCGGCCACGACCTGGCGCTCGGGGTGGGGATCGCCCAGGGCTACGCGACCATCGGCGCCATCGGGTTCGAGGGGCGCTGGGACTACGGCGCCATCGGCACCGTCACCAACCTGGCGGCGCGACTGTGCGGGGAGGCGCGCGGCGGCCAGGTCCTCGTCTCCTCCCGCGTGGCGGGAGCGCTGGAGGACGTGGTCGACCTGGAGGACGTGGGCACGCTCACCCTCAAGGGCTTCCTCAAGCCGGTGCCGGTGTTCAATGCGCGGGCGCTGCGCTCGCCCGGCTCCTGA
- a CDS encoding GAF domain-containing protein produces MTEPARSGRLFRKYVAVLLVLVGGVLMAASLVQLYFSYRETQRAIVREERAKAVAAAGRIQQFLSEIEQQVRETTRTASDDPDASQVGPAKLGFREGLGAALADQRALDFVRVLRNVPAISELSYLDLSGKEQLRVSRLDPDVVGSQDDFSRAPKFLEAKSGKTYWSPVHLKNESEPYSTLAIPVGKYAIEVTTAEVSLRSVQKMMSQIEVGPGGYAYVVDSRNHVIAGPEALGLRADQDLSSLARVGSARAERPRMADDAEAAVAANGFSVDKILSAHAPIGSLGWLVFVERSAADAYAPLRAPIVRSVVIFVLGLLLSVLASLLLARRMTAPIRVLQEGATRIGAGTLDQPIQLRTGDEIEGLASSFNQMAASLRESYEGLEQKVQARTRELAEANRDLSETLEQQTATSEILQVLSQSPTDVQPVFDAIAREAVRLCGASYSVVGRYDGRLVHLAAYEHVRPEGIEAIKALFPVRPSRATTTARAVLDRTVVHVPDVMADPEYDRSIAIGIQNRSTLAVPMLLGGEPIGTISVGRLEPRPFTDRQVTLLQTFADQAVIAIENVRLFKELQQRTAELTQLGEVGQAISGTLDLQAVLTSIVSHAVALSQTDAGTIYEFDEATQVFVPRANHGIAEEMIEALRRSHIRLGETVVGQAATKRVAVQIPDLENASGYPLPFVLKAGFRALLAVPLLREERVVGALVVRRKTAGAFPEPVVNLLQTFATQSVIAIQNARLFREIDEKSRALEELSRNQEQLARLSTALQEPLSLTEQLTRVVDAARQVVGLDHLYIWTPSPDGEGLVVSAGAGLTESDYRPLVGVTIPFAEAGALAAVYEDGEPRVFDDGHPVPERYRLRPPYSEMAALRLKAFLVSPMIARGRTVGVLLADNRVTHQPIAAHTVELLHSFAAQAAVAVENARLFQEIQDKSQQLELASRHKSQFLANMSHELRTPMNAVLGYTDLILDGIFGDVPEAIRDTLERVKSNGHHLLGLINDVLDLSRIEAGQLTLSLGDYAMGEVVHAVASAVESLAAGKKLALKAIVPIDLPPGRGDERRLTQVLMNLVGNAIKFTDAGQVSIEARVADGSFLVSVSDTGPGISEADQQRIFEEFQQVDSSSTRKKGGSGLGLAISKRIVELHGGRLWVESAPGQGSTFYFTVPLVAERPAERA; encoded by the coding sequence ATGACCGAGCCCGCCCGCTCCGGGCGCCTCTTCCGCAAGTACGTGGCGGTGCTCCTGGTCCTCGTGGGCGGGGTCCTGATGGCGGCGAGCCTGGTCCAGCTCTACTTCTCGTACCGCGAGACCCAGCGAGCGATCGTGCGGGAGGAGCGCGCGAAGGCGGTGGCGGCGGCGGGCCGCATCCAGCAGTTCCTGAGCGAGATCGAGCAGCAGGTGCGGGAGACGACGCGGACCGCCTCCGACGACCCGGACGCCAGCCAGGTGGGCCCCGCCAAGCTCGGCTTCCGGGAGGGGCTCGGGGCGGCCCTCGCCGATCAGCGCGCGCTCGACTTCGTCCGGGTGCTCCGCAACGTCCCCGCCATCAGCGAGCTGAGCTACCTGGACCTGTCCGGCAAGGAGCAGCTCCGCGTCTCTCGGCTGGATCCCGACGTGGTGGGCAGCCAGGACGATTTCTCCCGGGCGCCCAAGTTCCTCGAGGCGAAGAGCGGGAAGACCTACTGGAGTCCCGTCCACCTGAAGAACGAGTCGGAGCCGTACTCGACGCTGGCCATCCCGGTCGGCAAGTACGCCATCGAGGTGACGACGGCCGAGGTGAGCCTGCGGTCAGTGCAGAAGATGATGTCGCAGATCGAGGTCGGCCCGGGCGGCTACGCCTACGTGGTGGATTCCCGCAACCACGTGATCGCCGGCCCGGAGGCCCTGGGTCTGCGCGCGGACCAGGATCTCTCGTCGCTGGCCCGCGTGGGATCCGCGCGGGCCGAGCGGCCCCGGATGGCCGACGACGCGGAGGCGGCGGTGGCCGCCAACGGCTTCAGCGTCGACAAGATCCTGTCCGCGCACGCGCCGATCGGCTCGCTCGGGTGGCTGGTCTTCGTGGAGCGCTCCGCCGCGGACGCCTACGCGCCTCTGCGGGCCCCCATCGTCCGGAGCGTGGTCATCTTCGTGCTGGGGCTGCTGCTCTCGGTTCTGGCCAGCCTCCTCCTCGCCCGGCGCATGACCGCGCCGATCCGCGTGCTGCAGGAGGGCGCGACGCGGATCGGCGCCGGCACGCTCGATCAGCCGATCCAGCTCCGGACCGGCGACGAGATCGAGGGCCTCGCGTCGTCGTTCAACCAGATGGCGGCGAGCCTGCGGGAGTCCTACGAGGGGCTCGAGCAGAAGGTGCAAGCGCGCACGCGAGAGCTGGCCGAGGCCAACCGGGATCTCAGCGAGACCCTCGAGCAGCAGACCGCGACGAGTGAGATCCTCCAGGTGCTCAGCCAGTCGCCGACCGACGTGCAGCCGGTGTTCGACGCCATCGCCCGCGAGGCGGTCCGGCTGTGCGGGGCGTCCTACAGCGTGGTCGGTAGATACGACGGCCGGCTCGTTCACCTGGCCGCCTACGAGCACGTCCGCCCGGAGGGCATCGAGGCGATCAAGGCGCTGTTCCCGGTCCGCCCGAGCCGGGCCACCACCACCGCGCGCGCGGTCCTCGATCGAACCGTCGTTCACGTGCCCGACGTCATGGCGGACCCCGAGTACGATCGGTCGATCGCGATCGGCATCCAGAATCGAAGCACCCTCGCGGTGCCGATGCTGCTGGGCGGAGAGCCGATCGGGACGATCTCGGTCGGGCGGCTCGAGCCTCGGCCGTTCACCGACCGACAGGTCACGCTCCTGCAGACCTTCGCGGACCAGGCCGTCATCGCGATCGAGAACGTGCGGCTGTTCAAGGAGCTGCAGCAGCGTACCGCCGAGCTGACCCAGCTGGGCGAGGTGGGGCAGGCGATCAGCGGGACCCTGGACCTCCAGGCCGTCCTCACCAGCATCGTCTCGCACGCGGTGGCGCTGTCGCAGACCGACGCGGGCACGATCTACGAGTTCGACGAGGCCACCCAGGTCTTCGTGCCGCGGGCGAACCACGGGATCGCGGAGGAGATGATCGAGGCCCTCCGCCGGTCCCACATCCGGCTCGGGGAGACCGTGGTCGGCCAGGCGGCGACGAAGCGCGTCGCGGTCCAGATCCCCGACCTCGAGAACGCGTCCGGCTATCCGCTGCCGTTCGTCTTGAAGGCGGGATTTCGGGCGCTGCTCGCGGTGCCGCTCCTGCGCGAGGAGCGCGTGGTCGGCGCGCTGGTGGTGCGGCGCAAGACGGCGGGGGCGTTTCCGGAGCCGGTCGTGAACCTCCTCCAGACCTTCGCGACCCAGTCGGTCATCGCCATCCAGAACGCCCGGCTCTTCCGCGAGATCGACGAGAAGAGCCGGGCCCTCGAGGAGCTCTCCCGCAACCAGGAGCAGCTCGCGCGCCTCTCCACCGCGCTCCAGGAGCCGCTGTCCCTCACCGAGCAGCTCACGCGAGTCGTCGACGCGGCCCGCCAGGTGGTCGGGCTCGACCACCTCTACATCTGGACCCCCAGCCCCGACGGCGAGGGCCTCGTCGTCAGCGCGGGCGCCGGGCTCACCGAGAGCGACTACCGGCCGCTGGTCGGGGTCACCATCCCGTTCGCCGAGGCGGGGGCGCTGGCCGCGGTCTACGAGGACGGTGAGCCGCGCGTGTTCGACGACGGGCACCCGGTGCCCGAGCGATATCGGCTGCGTCCCCCCTACTCGGAGATGGCGGCCCTGCGGCTCAAGGCCTTCCTGGTGAGCCCGATGATCGCGCGCGGGCGGACGGTGGGCGTTCTCCTCGCCGACAACCGTGTGACCCACCAGCCCATCGCCGCCCACACCGTGGAGCTGCTCCATTCCTTCGCGGCCCAGGCCGCGGTGGCGGTCGAGAACGCGCGCCTCTTCCAGGAGATCCAGGACAAGAGCCAGCAGCTCGAGCTGGCGAGCCGGCACAAGTCGCAGTTCCTCGCCAACATGAGCCACGAGCTGCGGACCCCGATGAACGCGGTGCTCGGCTATACCGACCTGATCCTGGACGGCATCTTCGGCGACGTGCCGGAGGCGATCCGGGACACGCTGGAGCGGGTCAAGAGCAACGGGCACCACCTCCTCGGTCTCATCAACGACGTGCTGGACCTGTCGCGCATCGAGGCGGGCCAGCTCACGCTCTCCCTGGGCGACTATGCGATGGGGGAGGTCGTCCACGCGGTGGCGTCCGCGGTGGAGTCCCTGGCGGCGGGGAAGAAGCTCGCGCTGAAGGCGATCGTGCCCATCGATCTCCCGCCCGGGCGGGGCGACGAGCGCCGGCTGACCCAGGTGCTCATGAACCTGGTCGGCAACGCGATCAAGTTCACCGACGCCGGTCAGGTGTCGATCGAGGCGCGCGTCGCGGACGGGTCGTTCCTGGTCTCGGTGTCGGACACCGGCCCCGGCATCTCGGAGGCCGACCAGCAGCGCATCTTCGAGGAGTTCCAGCAGGTCGACAGCTCCAGCACCCGCAAGAAGGGCGGGAGCGGGCTCGGCCTCGCCATCTCGAAGCGCATCGTCGAGCTGCACGGGGGACGCCTCTGGGTGGAGTCGGCGCCCGGGCAGGGATCGACCTTCTACTTCACGGTGCCGCTCGTAGCGGAGCGGCCGGCGGAGCGGGCATGA
- a CDS encoding response regulator — MSKRILAIEDHEENRRILRLLLQSAGFEMIEALTGEDGVAMAEKERPDLILMDIQLPGLDGYEATRRIKANPDLRHIPIIVVTSYALSGDDVKAFEAGCDAYVTKPFVPRELLAKIRGYLG, encoded by the coding sequence ATGAGCAAGCGCATCCTGGCCATCGAGGACCACGAGGAGAACCGTCGCATCCTGCGCCTGCTCCTGCAGAGCGCGGGCTTCGAGATGATCGAGGCCCTCACCGGGGAGGACGGGGTGGCCATGGCCGAGAAGGAGCGCCCGGACCTCATCCTCATGGACATCCAGCTCCCGGGCCTGGACGGCTACGAGGCGACGCGCCGGATCAAGGCCAACCCCGATCTCCGGCACATCCCGATCATCGTCGTCACCTCCTACGCGCTGAGCGGCGACGACGTGAAGGCGTTCGAGGCCGGGTGCGACGCCTACGTCACCAAGCCCTTCGTCCCGCGCGAGCTGCTGGCCAAGATTCGCGGCTACCTGGGGTGA